The stretch of DNA CCACCGGTAGCCGCCTTCGCCACCCTGTCTCACTGCTCGCCCGGACGGCGGGCCGGAGGTGGCGGGGGCAGGACCGCGCCCGAGGTGAAGCGGCCGGGCCGGAAGTCCTTCAGCAGGGGGGATTCGTGGCCGTAGAGCTCGTCCGCGACCAGGCGGCCGAGCAGTGGGGCCAGGGTGATGCCGCTGTGGGTCGCCACCACGTAGAACGGCACGTCGGCGGCGGGGAAGCCCGCCACCGTGAAGCCGTCGCCCGGCATGGCGCGCTGACCGACCCGGACCTTCTCCACGACGGTGCCCCCGGTGGCGTCCAGCACCTCGGGCAGACGGGCCAGCATCGCGGAGGCGATCTCGCCATCGGGCGGGTACGGCTTGGCGGGGTCCGCCGTCGCGTCCAGGTCCAGGGCCTGGAGCAGCAGCCGACCGCCGCCGTCCGGGCGTACGTTGAGCCGCGGGCCGGTCAGCACGCGGGACAGCCGCGCGGCCGCCGGCGCGGTGGTGGCGAGGAAGCCGACCGTGGCCGAGCCCGCGAGATCCGGGTCCGCCATGGGGACATGCGCATCGGCCAGCGCGGCCACTTCCTGCGTCCACCGGCCCGCGCAGCTCACCACCGTGTCCGCCGGGTGGCGGCCGCCGTCGGCGCACATCACGGTGGCTCCGGCCGGCCCGTGTTCGATCGCGGTCACCCTGGCGCCGCCGACCACCGTCACGCCACGGTCCCTGGCCGCGCCCAGCAGCCGGGACAGCAGCAGCACGGGCAGGGTGTACGCCTCCTCGGGGAAGAAGGCGAACACGGCGTGGGACGGTGCCGCCGCGAGGTCCGGCTCCAGTTCCCGGGCCTGTTCCGCGGTGATCCACTCGGCCGGGTAGTCCCTGGCCCTCAGCCGCGCCACCCGCCCGGCCAGCACCTCCTTGTGCCGGTCCGTCACCGCCCACTCCAGGTTTCCGGCGGGGAAGAACCACGGCGCGCCGTCCCCGGCCAACTCGTAGTGTGCGCGGATACCGGCGTGGTTGAGCGTGAAGTACGGCTCCGGCTCCTTGTTCGCGCTGTTGATCCAGGCGAACGAGTTCGCCGTGGTGCCCGCCCCGGGGTGATCGGCCTCCAGCACGGTGACCCGGGCGCCACGTGCCGCCAGCTCCGCCGCCACCGCCGCGCCCACCACTCCGGCTCCGA from Streptomyces asiaticus encodes:
- a CDS encoding NAD(P)/FAD-dependent oxidoreductase encodes the protein MRVVVIGAGVVGAAVAAELAARGARVTVLEADHPGAGTTANSFAWINSANKEPEPYFTLNHAGIRAHYELAGDGAPWFFPAGNLEWAVTDRHKEVLAGRVARLRARDYPAEWITAEQARELEPDLAAAPSHAVFAFFPEEAYTLPVLLLSRLLGAARDRGVTVVGGARVTAIEHGPAGATVMCADGGRHPADTVVSCAGRWTQEVAALADAHVPMADPDLAGSATVGFLATTAPAAARLSRVLTGPRLNVRPDGGGRLLLQALDLDATADPAKPYPPDGEIASAMLARLPEVLDATGGTVVEKVRVGQRAMPGDGFTVAGFPAADVPFYVVATHSGITLAPLLGRLVADELYGHESPLLKDFRPGRFTSGAVLPPPPPARRPGEQ